CTCCTGAAAGGTTATTGCTTGGGCCAGGCCCATCAAACGCAGATCCTGCTGTTTTAAAAGCACTCTCTCAGCCTCCCATTGGTCATTTGGATCCTTTTTATGTGGACCTGATGAGTGAGGTTCAAGAGTTGCTTAGATATGCGTGGCAAACCAGCAATCGATTAACACTCCCAATGAGTGGTACTGGAAGTGCAGCAATGGAGGCAACATTGGCAAATGTTGTTGAGCCAGAAGATACGGTTTTAGTTGCTATCAAAGGATATTTTGGACATCGACTTGCGGATATGGCAGGTAGGTACAAAGCAAATGTAGAAACCATTCAGAAAGATTGGGGAAATGCATTCTCACTTGAGGAAATAGAAGATGCATTGAAAAAACATAACCCAGCTGTTTTGGCAATTGTTCATGCCGAAACTTCAACAGGTGTTTGTCAACCTATGGATGGAATTGGTGATTTATGCAGAAAATATAATTGTTTACTTCTTGTAGACACAGTAACTTCTTTGGGAGGCGTTCCTCTTTATTTGGATGAATGGAAAATTGATCTAGCATACAGTTGCAGCCAAAAAGGATTAAGTTGCCCTCCAGGATTAGGTCCTTTTTCAATGAATAAGAGAGCGGAAGATAAAATGTCTAATAGAAAAGATAAAGTTCCTAACTGGTATCTAGATGTCTCTTTGCTTAATAAATACTGGGGTAGTGATCGTGTATATCATCACACCGCTCCTGTAAACATGAATTTTGG
The sequence above is drawn from the Prochlorococcus marinus str. MIT 1013 genome and encodes:
- a CDS encoding pyridoxal-phosphate-dependent aminotransferase family protein, giving the protein MNRSVFLATQILPSVDNQHRKDFGPTVSPERLLLGPGPSNADPAVLKALSQPPIGHLDPFYVDLMSEVQELLRYAWQTSNRLTLPMSGTGSAAMEATLANVVEPEDTVLVAIKGYFGHRLADMAGRYKANVETIQKDWGNAFSLEEIEDALKKHNPAVLAIVHAETSTGVCQPMDGIGDLCRKYNCLLLVDTVTSLGGVPLYLDEWKIDLAYSCSQKGLSCPPGLGPFSMNKRAEDKMSNRKDKVPNWYLDVSLLNKYWGSDRVYHHTAPVNMNFGIREALRLLAEEGLEISWDRHKKNAKSLWISLENIGLELHVKEELRLPTLTTVKIPEGVDGKAFTKHLLNNFGVEIGGGLGDLAGKVWRIGLMGYNSTSKNVEKIINIFETELPKFR